Part of the Nicotiana sylvestris chromosome 5, ASM39365v2, whole genome shotgun sequence genome is shown below.
ACATATTGTTTCAAAGAACAAATCCTACGTGGTTTATCGTCTATCATGGGCTTCATAATAGTCCTCCACCTCCGCCACAGGTGCGGGCCGCTCTCCGAATGGCCTCACTAGAGGCGTCCACATTATTCTTGCGCACTGTGCACACACCGTTCACATATTCTTTAATGTTGGCATAAAATTCGATCACAACCATTAAGTTTGCTTCATCTGGTTCTTCAAAGAATATATCCAGCCCGCACCGGACCAACTCATTGTACAAGTTGGGACAACCATATTGGAGAGGCCCTATATCAATACCCCTCTCCGTATGGGCTTCTTGGAGGCCTTGTCACCAAAATGGTCCTGAGCTGCACTGGAGACGAACCTGTAACTATCATACGGACGAGCAGGAGTTGGAGTGCATGCTCTGGAGGATCCATCTTGGTCGCTGGAGGAAGCACCGGTGGTCCAGTGTTTCTTGGAGGGTGCCATACTACCTGAAATAAATAACATCAGTAGCAAAACACAAGAGATGTGAACTAAaggcggttactcagacttcatcCGCACAATTGGTCACAATTTACATTAACAACTCACTGTGGCATTTTAACAAACACTTTAGATGCACCATTCACCGGAGTCCCCAATTAACAAAGTGGTAAGCCAAACTCAACCACAATTGCCCCAATGGCAACCACACATGTCAAGAGACATATCTACAACAACCCCAACAAACTCACTAGCATACAAGAGCACAATACAAAAGAAATCtactaaagaaaagaaaagaaaactactacataaccaagaactcaaaTATCCCAACAATAATTGAAACAGATGATTTTACCTGGTAGAGTTGTAGTTAGGGTAGGTGAGAGGACTGCTAGAAGAGAGAAGAGGGAAGAGTGGGTGTGATTTGATCGTTAATGTGGGAGTATGAGGGGTGGGGTtctttgggaagaagggaaagggTTGTGTGCTTTTGATTTgtaggggtggggtgggggggttTAGGTGTTAGGCATGAATAAGATTAAGAGAGAGAGATAGTGGATTGGGGTAAGTTAGAGGGGGTAAGTTAGAATATTAGAATTAAAAGaatcaaaacaaataaataaataaataataacttTAACTAAAGTGGCGGGCGGAGCAACGTGTGCGGTATGATCGTGGTCCGAGCGCAGCCGCGCACGTAAGGCAGAATGTTTGGCATTTTTCGCGATCTGAGCACGACCGCGTACGAGGAGGCAAACCTAACATGGTGGACTTGTGGGCGCCaaaaattttcagaaaatccTTCAGGTATGGTGGACTTGTACTCGCCCAAGCTCACATGCACTTGTTAGTacttacaaaaataaaattaataaattCTACCTACTCTAAAAATCACTAtgcattgggttgcctcccaacaagcgccttagTTAATGTCGTGGTACGACGAATACAAAAgatcaatgggttgcctccctTGAAGCGCCTgctttaatgtcgcggcacgataCAGATAAGTGTATGTAAAGTATGCTCAACTTTGGAGGATCGATTAAATGGGTCGCTGACACTTCCTTTGCTTCCTCCATGCCCACATAATGTTTCAACCTATGCCCATTGACTTTAAATGTGCGAGAGTCATTACTTGCAACAATCTTTACAGCACCTGTGGGGTGAATTTCAACCACACGAAAAGGCTCTGACCATCGTGATTTCAATTTGCCAGGGAACAACCTCAGGCTGGAGTTGTATAGCAACACTGTATCTCCACATTTAAAATTCCGCTCAATAATATTCCTATCATGTAtcatcttcattctctccttgtataatcttgtgctctcaaaagcgtgATATttaaactcatcaagctcgtgTAATTCTGTTACTCTACTTGTTCCTGCCACTTCACTATCAAGATTCAATTGCCTCAATGCCCACCAAGCTTGATGCTACAACTCTACGTGTAAATGACATGACTTTCCAAATACCAACTTGTATGGCGACATTCCAATTGGAGTTTTAAAATCGGTTCGATACGCCCAAAGTGCATCATCTAATTTTCTTGCCCAATCTGTTCTACTTACATTCACAGTTTTAGTCAGTACACTATTTATTTCTCTATTCGAGACTTCCACTTGCCATCTTGTTTGTGGATGATATGGGgtggccaccttgtggcgtacatcatacttctCCAACAACTTTGTAAAGGCTCGATTGCAAAAGTGAGTGCCTCCATCACTGATTATTGCCCTTGGGGTGCCAAATTGGGTGAAAATGTTCTTTCTCATAAAACCAATTACCCTCTTTGCATCTGTTGTAGGGAGTGATGCAaattccacccatttggacacgtggTCCAAAGCGACAAGTATGTACTTGTTGCCATATGAGCTGACGAACGCCCCCATGAAATCGATCTCCATACATCAAGCACTTCTACTCCTGAATTGGGTTCATAGGCATCTCATGTCTGCGGGAAATATTTCCggttcgttggcattcatcacaaccCTTTATCTATAGATGTGCATCTTTGAACAGTGTTGGCCAGTAGAATCCCGACTCCAAGACTTTCGCAGCCGTCCTTACTCCCCCGAAGTGCCCACCATATGGTGATgcatgacatgcctgcaaaatagaagactGGTCTATCTTGGGGATACATCTCCGGATCATGTTATCAACACAAATCCTGAACagataaggctcatcccaataatacatgcgacaATCAAGAAAGAATTTTTTCTTTTGAACAGAGGAAAGGTCATAAGAAACAATACCATTCGCCAGGTAGTTTGTAATGTCTGCATACCATAGCTCTTCCTCGAGACTCATGGTTAGTATTTGTTCATCTGGAAAAGTTTCCAGAATCTCTTCTACTCAACCTTCTTTTCTACTCCTTCCAGTCTGGATAAATGGTTAGCTACTTGGTTCTCCGTTCCCGatccccaaatcaaactcttgcagCAGTAACACCCAATGTTTTAGGCATGGTTTTGACTCCTTCTTTTTAATTAAGTACCCGAGAGAAGCATGGTTAGTATAAACAATTACCTTTGAGCCTATTAGGTAAGAACTAAACTTGTCAAATGCGAACACCACTGCCAGCATCTCCTTCTCGATCATAGTGTAATTTAGCTGGGCTCCACTCAATGTTCTACTTGTGTAGTATATTTgatgcatgattttatctttttacTGTCCAAGAACTGCTCCCACAATatagtcactagcatcacacatcagctcaaatggttgctcccagttgggggcaacTATGATAGGTGATGTTACCAGTCTCTTTGTTAATTCCACAAAAGCTACCTTGCAGTCATCAGAAAACACAAAAGGGTgatatttttcaagaaatttacaCAAGGGGTtagaaattttggaaaaatcttttataaatctCCTATAGAAATCGGCATGCCCAAGAAAAATTCTGATTTCTTTGACGGAGGTGGGTGGTGGAAGCTTTTCTATCACATCAACTTTTGCACGATCCATCTCAATACCTTTACTTGACACTAGGTGTCCCTAGACTATACCTTcctgtaccatgaaatgacacttttcccagtTGAGTACCAGATTAGTCTCGATACACCTTTTCAAAACTCACCTCAAGTTCACAAGGAAATCATCGAATGAATTTCCCACTACTGAGAAGTTATCCATGAAAATGTCCATTATCTCCTCTACCATATCTGTGAAGATAgacatcatgcacctttggaatgtggctgtgcgttgcataggccaaagggcattcaTCGAAAAGCATAGATTCCATAAGGGCAGGTGAACGACATTTTCTCTCTATCCTCTAGGGCAATGGAaatctgattataccccgagtacccaTCCAGGAAGCAAAAATgagacctccctgccaatctatcTAGCATCTGATCTATGAATGTAGTAGGAAATGGTCCTTCCTAGTAGCCAAGTTTAACTTCCTGTAATCCATATAGATTTGCCAACCTGTGACTGTCCGTGTAGAGATCAACTCgttcttcttatttttcattgtCGTTATACCTACCTTTTACGGTACACACTGCACTGGGCTAACCCAATTGTTGTCAGAGATGGGGAATCTGATTCTCGTATCTAACCACTTAATCACTTCCTTTTTCACCATTtctttcatgttggggttcaaccttctttgatgttccctggaaggtttatGCCCATCTTCTAGCAGAATCTTATGCATATAGTAGGCCGGGTTGAACCCCTTAATGTCTGCAATGGTCCACCTAATTACAGTCTTGCACTCAGTTagtacctgcaaaagttgttgtgcctgcacatctaacaaactagctGAGATAATAACATGTAAAGTTGAATCAGGTCCTAAGAATGCATACCTGAGATGGGATGGCAGTGGCTTCAGTTCCAACTTTGGTGGCTCTTCTATTCACTGCTTAGCTGGAGGAGTTTTTCTTTCCTCCAAGTGCAAAGGCTCAAATTCAAGCTCCCTTTTCCAAAAACCTTGACCTTCAAGAGCCAGTACCCACTCTGCCAAGTCTTCACTATTAGCTTCATCTAAGTtcatgagacaagctggtagAGGGTCTTTAATGTTCAGTGCCTCATCGTCCTCCTCCAAAACTACATCCACCGCATTTATTAGAGAGCAATTAGCAAATTCGCTTGGTCTCcgcatagatttctgcacattgaatgttatctcttcatcATGTAATTTCATCTTGAGCTCTCCAgtttaaaaatcaattaaagctCTCTCAGTGGAcaagaatggtcttcccaaaattatgggaatttcctcGTCAACCCGACAGTCAAGGATGACAAAATCTGCTGGGAACACAAACTTCCCAACCTGCACCAATACATCATCTTGAATCCCAGAGGTCATCTTCACTATTCGGTCAGCCAACTGTAGCAGCATAGACGTGGGTCTAGCTCTTTCAATGCCTAGCCTTTTGTAGATAGCTAGGGGCATAAGGTTGATTCTTGCTCCTAGATCACATAGCTCCTTAGAAAAAGCAAAGTTGCCTATTGTGCAAGGGATTGTGAAACTCCCTGGATCAGATAGCCTTTCGGCTATGGGTCTCATCACAACAACACTGCAGGTTTGAGTCAGTGTAACCGTGTCCAAGTGTTGAAAGTCGAACTtgcgggacatcaagtccttcatcatcttTGCATACCCATGCATTCTTTAAAGCATCAATCTATGAAATGTTTACTTGAATTTACTTTAACATCTCCAAAAATTTCTTGTACTGCTCATCTTTCTGATACTTGGCCAATCTCTGTGGGAATGGTGATGGAGGTCACTTCTTCCTTGTGATTTGGTTTTTCTCTTGTTCAGGCATTGCTTCTACTGTCAGTTCTGGTGCAGCCTCAGTCTCTTTCACAAATTCATCATCTTTGTTGGCATTCTTTTGCGCATTTTATACCTTAGTTAAACCTGCTGAATCATCTATTTTAATGGGTACTGGCACCAGTGTCTTAGTCGGCCTGCTTTTGCGAGCAATTTCTTGCTCCAGATCTAAGTCTCTACCATTTCAAGACTCACTACCATCAGTTGCTTCGGACCCTGCTCTTTTGGGTTGATTTGGGTGTCT
Proteins encoded:
- the LOC104246065 gene encoding uncharacterized protein; translation: MHGYAKMMKDLMSRKFDFQHLDTVTLTQTCSVVVMRPIAERLSDPGSFTIPCTIGNFAFSKELCDLGARINLMPLAIYKRLGIERARPTSMLLQLADRIVKMTSGIQDDVLVQVGKFVFPADFVILDCRVDEEIPIILGRPFLSTERALIDF